The nucleotide window TCTCAAGGCCCGCGCAAACGACATACAATACGTGCTCTTCAACGAGAGCGAAGCGACCTTGAAATTCCAGGTCTATGACGCCGTCCTGATGTCCGAGATGCTGGACAAGGAGGGGCTGCAGACCTACGGAATCCGTGGCGCCGTGGTCTGCAGTCCCCACGACTTCACGGCGTGCAAGTATTTCGAGACATCGCTGCGCAACCGGGCCTTCAACGTGATGATGTTCGACGACATCGAGAAAGGGAAGGCGTGGCTGCTGAAAGATCGCTGAAGCCACCCGCGAACGACGGCATGCCGTGGCGTTCGGGGCCATCAATGACAGGAAAAGGCCTTGACGGAATACCCCGTCAAGGCCTTTTGAACTGCATCGGATGCGTTGCCGGGACTCAGCGCCTTTCCAGCAGGCAGACCGTCTCCACGTGGTGGGTGTGCGGGAACATGTCCACGGCGCGCGCCCGTTTGACCTCGTAGGCTTCGGACAGCCGCTTGACGTCCCGGGCCAGGGTGTTGGGGTCGCAGGACACGGCCACGATCTTCTCCGGGGCGAGCTTGAGGATGGCCAGCACGGTTTTCTCGTGCATGCCGGACCTGGGCGGGTCCACCACCAGGACGTCGGGCTTGGGCAGGGAGGCGATGTCCTCGATGCCGTTGTCCAGGTTCCCGACCACGAAATCGCAGTTGGTCAACCCGTTGAGCTTGGCCGAACTCCACGCCTTGGCCACGGATTCCTCGCTCATCTCATAGCCGATGACGCGCTTGGCAGCGTCGGCCAGGAAGATGCCGATGGCCCCGGAGCCGCAGTAGAGGTCGAGCACGGTCTCCGCGCCGGTCAGCCCGGCGTATTCGCGCACCGCGCCGAACAGCTCGCCCGCTCCGGAGCTGTTGGTCTGGAAAAACGCATTGGGGGAAATGTGGTAGCGCGCCTCGCGACCGCCGTGGGCGACCATCTCCTCCACGGCCTTGGTGCCGAGCCGGAATTCCACCAGCTCGCCCGCAGCCGCGACGCTGCGCCGGGTGCGGGAGGAGTGGGCGAACGAGGTCAGGGCCGGGAAGCGGTCCACCAGGGCCGCGCCCAGGGCTTCCACCTGCCTGTACTTGCGGCTGTCGGGCGCGGTGATGACATGGACCAGCACCTCGCCGAGAGCGGTGCGCCGGATGACAAGGTGCCGCCAGAACCCGTTGCCGGTCTTGGGATCATAGGCGGCCACGCCGGACTCGCGGCAGAAATCGCGGACCGCGCGCAAAATATCCACGTCCCTCTCGGCGCACAGATGGCACTCCTCGATGTCGAGCACCGGGGGCAGCCCCTTTTCCCCGGCCGGGAGCCGGCCGCGCAGGCCGAGGTGCAGGCCGCCGTCGCGGCGCTCGAAGGCGAACTCCATCTTGTTGCGGTAGCGCCAGACCTGGGGCGAACCCACGGGGTCGTCCATTGGGACGTCAACGCCGCCGATGCGGGCAAGGGCGTTGTTCACCTGGTCGCCTTTCTGCCTTACCTGTTCCGGGTATTCCAGATTCTGCAGGGCGCAGCCGCCGCAGGCCCCGAAGTGGGGGCAGACGGGCTCCACCCTGAAGGGTGACGGGGTGAGTACGGCCTCGGCCTCGGCCTCGGCGAACCGCTTCTTGGCCCGCGTCACGCGGGCGCGCACCGTGTCTCCGGGCAGGCCACCGGCCACGAACACGGCCATGCCGTCCACGCGGGTCACGCCGCGACCGCCAAAGGCCAGGGATTCGATGGTGCATTCGATGGTGTCGTCTTTCTTGAGGGACATGATTATCTCCGGTTCAATTACAGGCCTTTCAAAAAACTCAGACTGTTCAAAAACAGTGAGATGCGAGGCGCGAGAAAAATTCAAGGCCGAAGCGTACCTTCCCGGTACGTGAGGGGTTGAACTTTTCGAAGCATACCTGAGGCATAAGATTTTGCAGCCTCGCGGTGCCCGTCAACAATTCACTTAACGCCGCAGATCGCTGTTTTCCAACAGGCTGAAGGAGCCGTGGTTTGACACGATTCATACCCGCTGTCTATCTTTGCGTCCATGATAGACAAGGCCACCGGAGTGGAAACCGTGATCCGCAAGCTGAAAAAGCTCCCCGTTGGCCACGCCGTGGACCTGCGCACATACAAGCGCAACCGCTCCGTGGTCATCCGGCGCACCGCTGCGGACGAATTCGACGTGGTGGAGAACGGCTTTTTCCAGGACCGCTTTCAGGTCGATCTCTCCAAGATGAAAAAGCTGCTCAAGACACTGTTCAAAAAGGAATTTCCCCGCTCCACAAAAATCCGCCTGTACGACCTCGGCCAAGCCGATGCGGACGTGCACGTCAAACGGAAGAAGATATGATCGATATCGCCGGGGCCGTTCCCACCATTCTTTCCCGACTCAAAAAGCTCCCCGTGGGCCATGGGCTGGAACTGCTGACCTACAAACGGGATCGCGGACTGCGTGTCCGCCGCATGGACGGGGACCGGTTCGCGGCCACGGAATTCGGATTCCGCGCCGAAACCGTCGAGACCGACCTCAAGGGGATGAAGCGGGTGCTCAAAAGCGTGCTGAAACGGGAGTTCCCCCGCTCCAACAAGGTGCGCGTGAATACGCTGGAGGACGGCGGCTAGTTTTCAGCCGCCACGACTGAGGGCGGCCGGTATCCCACCAGCTCCATGGAGAAGTGGCCCACCGACACCTTGGACTTGACCCTGACCGGGATGCGGCGGGCGTCGGCCGTAAACCAGACGTAGAGCGAGGCGTCCTTGGACTTGTTGAACACGCCGGACAGGTGCTTGACGTCGATCCTGACCTTGAAGCAGCGGAATGCTCCCAGGTCGGTCTCCACATCCTCGGCCTTCTCGACAAAGGCCTCGCTGACCACGGATTTCTTGCCGTCGGACACGTTGGCCGCAAAATGCATGCCCTCGTAGAGGTCATACTTGCGGAAGGCGAACAGGATGGACATTGGGTCGAAGACGTCCACGGGCTGCACCAGGGACATGGAATACTTGCCGCGCGAATAGCGGTGGGAGAGATTGGATTTCTTGTCGAAGACCAGGTCCACCTTCTTGTGGTAGGACCCCTCGTTCTGGTCCTTCATGTAGCGCAGGGAATAGCCGACGTCCATGTCGGTCCAGGACTCGATGGTGTCGCGCACCCGGTAGATGTTGTCGATCCACTCCGCGCTTCTGGCCGTGGCCTTGAAATACCGGGCGGGCTCCCCGCGCATCTCGGTGTCGTCCATGACCTCGAGCACCGCGTCCGCCGCATGGAAAACGGTCCAGTATATCTCGTACTCCATGCGCTCTCCGGGGCCGAAGGGCAGCTCCCCGGCACGGCCCGGGAGCACGGTGAGGACAGCCAGGACCGCCGCCAGAAAGGTGATCTTCTTCATGGGGAGAACATTTGCATCATCCATGCCCGAGTCAAGGCGAAAACCGTTCGCGGACGGCTTTTATAAATTTTTCTTCGTCATTTCGTACAGTTGCCGACAACCCAAGAAGGAACAACTCCGGGAGGGTTTGCGGTGGCGGCGCGTTACCCGTTGTTTATATGGACAAAAAAATGCTCTGGCGGTACTTAATGTTGCACAACACTGACTGACAACCGTAATTCATCGGAGGATAGCCCATATGATGCTCAGAAAACGCGCCTGGGACATGATGCGAGACGAATTTCCCACCGTGCGGGAAGACGCCAGCCTGGCCGAAGCCATCCGCGTCATGCGCGAGG belongs to Pseudodesulfovibrio portus and includes:
- the rlmD gene encoding 23S rRNA (uracil(1939)-C(5))-methyltransferase RlmD; translation: MSLKKDDTIECTIESLAFGGRGVTRVDGMAVFVAGGLPGDTVRARVTRAKKRFAEAEAEAVLTPSPFRVEPVCPHFGACGGCALQNLEYPEQVRQKGDQVNNALARIGGVDVPMDDPVGSPQVWRYRNKMEFAFERRDGGLHLGLRGRLPAGEKGLPPVLDIEECHLCAERDVDILRAVRDFCRESGVAAYDPKTGNGFWRHLVIRRTALGEVLVHVITAPDSRKYRQVEALGAALVDRFPALTSFAHSSRTRRSVAAAGELVEFRLGTKAVEEMVAHGGREARYHISPNAFFQTNSSGAGELFGAVREYAGLTGAETVLDLYCGSGAIGIFLADAAKRVIGYEMSEESVAKAWSSAKLNGLTNCDFVVGNLDNGIEDIASLPKPDVLVVDPPRSGMHEKTVLAILKLAPEKIVAVSCDPNTLARDVKRLSEAYEVKRARAVDMFPHTHHVETVCLLERR
- a CDS encoding DUF3108 domain-containing protein; the encoded protein is MKKITFLAAVLAVLTVLPGRAGELPFGPGERMEYEIYWTVFHAADAVLEVMDDTEMRGEPARYFKATARSAEWIDNIYRVRDTIESWTDMDVGYSLRYMKDQNEGSYHKKVDLVFDKKSNLSHRYSRGKYSMSLVQPVDVFDPMSILFAFRKYDLYEGMHFAANVSDGKKSVVSEAFVEKAEDVETDLGAFRCFKVRIDVKHLSGVFNKSKDASLYVWFTADARRIPVRVKSKVSVGHFSMELVGYRPPSVVAAEN